The following proteins are encoded in a genomic region of Agromyces sp. CF514:
- a CDS encoding PASTA domain-containing protein, with translation MSVGGEIAGRYRLGELLGSGGSASVFAAVDTGSGDRVALKILHPHLSGEPAARTAFLDVARRTQTLRHANIAAVLETGVHDEAGEPVAWIALELADGSSLAEHVERSGALDPVEALGVMDGVLGALEAAHAVGLIHRDVSPANIMVAAGEDGRVGAAGARLLDFGLADAAGQAAVGRDVLRSETVGRADQARAEASGEDAEAEYGVDGRAAGEQAVPVGVIGNVAYMSPEQLRGEAVDERGDIYQAGGVLHFALTGRPPFARTSAVETMRAHLSSPPPVASVLDSRIPRSIDRIVVRALLKDPADRFPDAASMRAEVVDALARAGSPAAGAAGKAGFPGAGIGAGIDAVAWQPEQAGAGRTPGPKQDHRTRVLGATSVPIARNAASETTAVIRRRPSVPPASTRATASTADARAGSGPRRLTGGSTRAANRARLGAWAVGIASVAAVSALIAFAAGAAPVNVPTTGGSSAPRPPSTAAPSPAAPTAAPADVEDHDAIPEPPQPIASLGVPALAGLTLAEARSRLAEAGLRAGSLTIVESSRPGDTVLASTPVAGTNVAADSTVDLEVASGSNRMPEVTGASRADAVAAAQSAGFSVDIVFVDAPGSEAGTVIGTQPSAGTSVRVGATITLRVASEQQPEPTPTPTPPSPTQTPKPGAP, from the coding sequence ATGTCGGTCGGTGGTGAGATCGCGGGCCGCTATCGACTCGGCGAACTGCTCGGGTCGGGCGGCTCCGCCTCCGTGTTCGCGGCCGTCGACACCGGATCGGGCGACCGGGTCGCGCTGAAGATCCTGCACCCGCACCTGTCCGGTGAACCGGCCGCCCGCACGGCGTTCCTCGATGTCGCTCGGCGCACGCAGACGCTGCGACACGCGAACATCGCGGCAGTGCTCGAGACGGGCGTGCACGATGAGGCCGGTGAGCCCGTGGCCTGGATCGCCCTCGAACTCGCCGACGGGTCGAGTCTGGCGGAACACGTCGAACGGTCGGGTGCGCTCGACCCGGTCGAGGCGCTGGGCGTCATGGACGGGGTCCTGGGAGCCCTCGAAGCCGCGCACGCCGTCGGGTTGATCCATCGTGACGTCTCGCCCGCGAACATCATGGTCGCAGCCGGTGAAGACGGTCGCGTCGGCGCGGCCGGCGCGCGCCTGCTCGATTTCGGCCTCGCGGATGCCGCAGGGCAGGCGGCCGTCGGTCGCGACGTCCTGCGCAGCGAAACGGTCGGGCGGGCCGACCAGGCGCGCGCCGAGGCGTCGGGTGAGGATGCCGAAGCCGAGTACGGCGTCGACGGCCGGGCTGCGGGGGAGCAGGCGGTCCCGGTCGGCGTCATCGGCAACGTCGCCTACATGTCCCCCGAGCAGCTCAGGGGAGAGGCTGTCGACGAACGCGGGGACATCTACCAGGCGGGCGGGGTGCTCCACTTCGCACTCACCGGTCGTCCGCCGTTCGCCAGGACGAGTGCCGTCGAGACCATGCGGGCGCACCTCTCCTCGCCGCCTCCCGTGGCGTCCGTGCTCGACTCGCGGATTCCGCGTTCGATCGACCGCATCGTCGTGCGGGCGCTGCTGAAGGATCCGGCAGACCGGTTTCCGGATGCCGCGAGCATGCGTGCGGAGGTCGTCGACGCGCTCGCGCGTGCGGGTTCGCCGGCAGCAGGCGCTGCCGGCAAGGCGGGATTCCCCGGTGCGGGCATCGGTGCGGGCATCGACGCGGTCGCGTGGCAGCCGGAGCAGGCGGGCGCCGGGCGCACGCCCGGGCCGAAGCAGGACCACCGCACACGGGTGCTCGGGGCCACGAGCGTTCCGATCGCCCGCAACGCCGCGTCGGAGACCACGGCGGTCATCCGCCGGAGGCCGTCCGTGCCGCCGGCGTCGACGCGCGCGACCGCATCGACTGCCGACGCGCGTGCCGGAAGCGGTCCGCGACGGCTGACGGGCGGGTCCACCCGGGCCGCGAACCGTGCACGGCTCGGCGCCTGGGCCGTGGGCATCGCGTCCGTGGCCGCGGTGTCCGCGCTGATCGCCTTCGCAGCCGGTGCCGCGCCCGTCAACGTGCCGACCACAGGGGGCTCGTCGGCACCGAGGCCGCCCTCGACGGCCGCGCCGAGTCCTGCGGCTCCGACGGCGGCGCCGGCGGACGTCGAAGACCACGACGCGATCCCCGAGCCGCCGCAGCCGATCGCGTCGCTCGGGGTGCCGGCCCTTGCCGGGCTCACGCTCGCGGAGGCCCGAAGCCGCCTCGCGGAGGCCGGCTTGCGGGCGGGGTCGCTCACCATCGTCGAATCCTCCCGGCCAGGTGACACCGTGCTCGCCTCGACGCCGGTGGCCGGCACGAACGTGGCAGCGGACTCCACCGTCGACCTCGAGGTCGCATCCGGCTCGAACCGCATGCCCGAAGTGACGGGCGCGTCGAGGGCGGATGCGGTCGCAGCCGCCCAGTCGGCCGGGTTCTCCGTCGACATCGTGTTCGTCGATGCTCCGGGCTCCGAAGCCGGGACCGTGATCGGCACCCAGCCGAGTGCCGGCACCAGCGTCCGCGTCGGGGCGACGATCACGCTGAGGGTCGCGTCGGAGCAGCAGCCCGAGCCGACGCCGACCCCGACACCGCCGAGCCCGACGCAGACCCCGAAGCCCGGCGCGCCATGA
- the pstA gene encoding phosphate ABC transporter permease PstA, producing the protein MTIHAPQYDDITEVVVAPDSPPEPRPSGRTTTPGTPTTEVGRRRQVRSATLEDRFNVIGAFVAALAVSTLLFGWLTPMTGFVGWLVVTFVMFLAVYALLIALSGSRQQVADRIMTSLFGSAGVILLSALVFVLLFTVFRGIPALTHLNFFVETMELAGPLDPLDMGGILHAIVGTLIQISIALAITIPLGITTAIFLNEIGGRFARFVRTISDAMTALPSIVAGLFVYSAIIQLITHQRSGFAAALAISVMMLPIIIRASDVVLRLVPGNLREAAYALGTSRWRTVWHVVLPTARSGLVTAVILGTARGIGETSPVLLTSGVTAVLNLNPFSGPMISLPLQVFDFVKSPEPNMVARGFGTAATLVLLVLALFLIARAIGGRAPGVLGSRQRRAAAARSAADVSRIALAHMKREAAAHPIDYAPDAAASDRTTDVRTDPDTPSPNEEPQS; encoded by the coding sequence GTGACCATCCACGCGCCCCAGTACGACGACATCACGGAGGTCGTGGTCGCACCGGACTCGCCTCCGGAGCCACGGCCGTCGGGCCGAACGACGACCCCTGGCACGCCGACCACGGAGGTGGGCCGGCGCCGACAGGTGCGCAGCGCGACGCTCGAGGACCGATTCAACGTGATCGGTGCGTTCGTCGCCGCGCTCGCGGTCTCCACGCTGTTGTTCGGGTGGCTCACGCCGATGACCGGGTTCGTCGGCTGGCTCGTCGTGACGTTCGTGATGTTCCTCGCCGTCTACGCCCTGCTCATCGCGCTGAGCGGCAGCCGTCAGCAGGTCGCCGACCGCATCATGACGAGCCTCTTCGGCAGCGCCGGCGTCATCCTGCTCTCGGCACTCGTCTTCGTGCTGCTGTTCACGGTGTTCCGTGGCATCCCGGCGCTCACCCACCTGAACTTCTTCGTCGAGACGATGGAGCTCGCGGGCCCGCTCGACCCGCTCGACATGGGCGGCATCCTGCACGCGATCGTCGGCACGCTGATCCAGATCTCGATCGCCCTCGCGATCACGATCCCGCTCGGCATCACCACGGCGATCTTCCTGAACGAGATCGGCGGCAGGTTCGCGCGATTCGTCCGCACGATCTCCGACGCGATGACGGCGCTCCCGTCGATCGTCGCCGGCCTGTTCGTCTACTCGGCCATCATCCAGCTGATCACCCACCAGCGATCGGGGTTCGCGGCGGCGCTGGCGATCAGCGTCATGATGCTGCCGATCATCATCCGCGCCTCGGACGTCGTGCTCCGGCTCGTGCCCGGAAACCTCCGCGAGGCCGCATACGCCCTCGGCACCTCGCGATGGCGCACCGTCTGGCACGTGGTGCTGCCGACCGCACGCTCCGGACTCGTGACGGCCGTCATCCTCGGCACGGCACGGGGCATCGGCGAGACCTCACCGGTGCTGCTGACGTCGGGCGTCACCGCGGTGCTCAACCTCAACCCCTTCTCGGGTCCGATGATCTCGCTCCCGCTGCAGGTGTTCGACTTCGTGAAGTCGCCCGAGCCGAACATGGTCGCACGCGGGTTCGGAACGGCGGCGACGCTCGTGCTGCTCGTGCTCGCGCTGTTCCTCATCGCCCGCGCGATCGGCGGGCGGGCCCCCGGCGTGCTCGGCAGCCGTCAACGCAGGGCCGCCGCAGCTCGCAGCGCCGCGGATGTCTCGCGCATCGCGCTCGCGCACATGAAGCGCGAGGCCGCGGCGCACCCGATCGACTACGCGCCGGATGCCGCGGCATCCGACCGCACGACCGACGTGCGCACCGATCCCGACACCCCTTCCCCGAACGAGGAGCCCCAGTCGTGA
- the pstC gene encoding phosphate ABC transporter permease subunit PstC, producing the protein MSGRPDRPEPSGAADAGGDPFESGDRFESDDLAESETSGTESMPAPFEAVADVFTDAGNRYSGTQAITAMQSPLVLRTEVLSITDDEAPAVPDAVDEAPRPRALVSRASRVDQVFRVVVTSAGGTTVAIMLAVGVFLSIRAGDALSVAGFSFLTETEWSPETQTFGIAAVLFGTVSIAAVAMCVSVPLALGTSLLISEIVPGRLKSTLVSLVDLMAAVPSVVFGLWGVFFLQANVIPVAQWISTYFGWIPIFAVTDADGNQLTDASAYTSSAFIAGIVVSLMVVPTQTSVMREAFSQAPLGEREGALALGSTRWGMIRTVVLPFGRGGIIGGTMLGLGRALGETIAVYMIISPIFEINWQVLKTGSNSVSALIALRYGEASEFGLSALMAAGLVLFLITLVVNFVASSIVARSRSGAESQA; encoded by the coding sequence GTGAGCGGCCGGCCCGACCGGCCGGAGCCGAGCGGCGCAGCGGACGCGGGCGGCGACCCGTTCGAGTCGGGCGACCGGTTCGAGTCGGACGACCTGGCCGAGTCGGAGACATCCGGAACCGAATCGATGCCGGCGCCGTTCGAGGCCGTGGCCGACGTCTTCACCGACGCGGGGAACCGATACTCCGGCACGCAGGCGATCACCGCGATGCAGAGCCCCCTGGTGCTGCGCACGGAGGTGCTGTCCATCACGGACGACGAGGCACCTGCCGTTCCCGATGCGGTGGACGAGGCACCGCGCCCGCGTGCGCTCGTCTCGAGGGCGTCGCGCGTCGACCAGGTCTTCCGGGTCGTCGTGACCTCCGCCGGCGGAACCACGGTCGCGATCATGCTCGCCGTCGGCGTGTTCCTGTCGATCAGGGCGGGTGACGCGCTCTCGGTCGCGGGCTTCTCCTTCCTCACCGAGACCGAATGGTCGCCCGAGACGCAGACGTTCGGCATCGCCGCCGTGCTGTTCGGCACCGTCTCGATCGCCGCGGTCGCGATGTGCGTGTCGGTGCCCTTGGCGCTCGGCACCTCGCTGCTGATCAGCGAGATCGTGCCTGGGCGCCTGAAGTCGACGCTCGTGAGCCTGGTCGACCTCATGGCGGCCGTGCCGAGCGTCGTGTTCGGCCTCTGGGGCGTGTTCTTCCTGCAGGCCAACGTGATCCCGGTCGCGCAGTGGATCTCGACCTACTTCGGGTGGATCCCGATCTTCGCGGTCACCGACGCCGACGGAAACCAGCTCACCGATGCGAGCGCGTACACCTCGTCGGCGTTCATCGCGGGCATCGTGGTGTCGCTCATGGTGGTTCCGACGCAGACCTCGGTCATGCGCGAGGCCTTCTCCCAGGCGCCGCTCGGCGAGCGCGAGGGGGCGCTCGCCCTCGGGTCGACGAGATGGGGCATGATCCGCACCGTCGTGCTCCCGTTCGGTCGAGGCGGCATCATCGGTGGAACGATGCTCGGCCTCGGGCGCGCCCTCGGCGAGACGATCGCGGTGTACATGATCATCTCGCCCATCTTCGAGATCAACTGGCAGGTGCTGAAGACCGGCTCGAACTCCGTCAGTGCGCTCATCGCCCTCCGCTACGGCGAGGCCAGCGAGTTCGGGTTGTCCGCGCTCATGGCGGCCGGGCTCGTGCTGTTCCTCATCACCCTGGTCGTCAACTTCGTGGCGTCCTCGATCGTGGCGCGCAGCCGGTCCGGCGCCGAGAGTCAGGCATAG
- a CDS encoding M23 family metallopeptidase: protein MTPHRSQPESPRTHAARGGRRAASAASAIALMVLVGVIGSSPSYADETPPVSVSSEPTDEQGTPSDPPTDPPSDPPTDPTSTPEPTPEPTPTPEPTPTPTPTPTPTPTPTPTPTPTPTPTPTPKPTPTPTPTPAPVARTPAAIAAEVVFSGEGPFLRVTTSANRDVTSLLAARTSIDRATTTLRKAESSLADAKSTREIARSLARQADQDAVELRTEADAAGRTYFAAANGDGSTLSSLDAVFGSGKDLLAGLAGMERVSKIAGDTAELEKIAAARDEEADAAELKAEEAWAAAEGTGVEQRESDVADAETVLADARTSLDGLQAKAAAESVQLISTLPADSGQLSDQGWSQPVTGRLTDGFGPRPVRPVAGVNEFHRGTDVAASCNTPVFAATGGLVVEARTNGSYGNWILIDHGSGVSTGYAHLVDGGILVNAGDTVTAGQLIGMVGSTGASTGCHLHFEVRLDGVAVDARPFMASRGILLG, encoded by the coding sequence ATGACGCCGCATCGATCTCAGCCCGAATCGCCCCGCACGCACGCCGCGCGAGGCGGTCGTCGTGCAGCATCCGCGGCATCCGCGATCGCCCTGATGGTGCTGGTCGGCGTGATCGGCTCGAGCCCGTCGTACGCCGACGAGACGCCGCCCGTCTCGGTCTCGAGCGAACCGACCGACGAACAGGGCACGCCGAGCGACCCGCCGACGGACCCGCCGAGCGACCCGCCGACAGACCCCACGTCGACGCCCGAACCCACGCCCGAGCCGACTCCCACGCCCGAGCCGACTCCGACTCCGACTCCGACGCCGACGCCCACGCCGACGCCGACGCCGACGCCCACTCCGACGCCCACGCCCACGCCCACGCCCAAGCCGACGCCGACGCCGACGCCCACCCCGGCGCCGGTCGCCCGCACACCGGCGGCCATCGCCGCAGAGGTGGTCTTCAGCGGCGAGGGACCGTTCCTCCGGGTGACGACCAGCGCCAACCGCGACGTCACCTCACTGCTGGCGGCCCGCACGTCGATCGACCGCGCGACCACCACCCTGCGCAAGGCGGAGTCCTCGTTGGCCGACGCCAAGTCGACCCGCGAGATCGCCCGTTCGCTCGCGCGGCAGGCCGATCAGGACGCCGTCGAGCTGCGCACCGAGGCCGATGCCGCCGGCCGCACGTACTTCGCCGCCGCGAACGGCGACGGCAGCACGCTCTCGTCGCTCGACGCAGTCTTCGGCTCCGGCAAGGACCTGCTCGCCGGACTCGCCGGCATGGAACGCGTCTCGAAGATCGCGGGCGACACCGCCGAGCTCGAGAAGATCGCCGCAGCGCGCGATGAAGAGGCCGACGCCGCAGAGCTGAAGGCCGAAGAGGCCTGGGCCGCGGCCGAGGGCACCGGCGTCGAACAGCGCGAGTCCGACGTCGCCGACGCCGAGACCGTGCTCGCCGACGCCCGCACCTCGCTCGACGGCCTGCAGGCGAAGGCCGCGGCCGAGAGCGTCCAGCTCATCAGCACGCTCCCTGCCGACTCGGGCCAGCTGAGCGACCAGGGCTGGTCGCAGCCGGTCACGGGGCGACTCACCGACGGCTTCGGCCCACGGCCGGTGCGCCCGGTCGCCGGGGTGAACGAGTTCCACCGCGGCACGGATGTCGCGGCCTCCTGCAACACGCCGGTCTTCGCCGCGACGGGCGGCCTCGTCGTCGAGGCGCGCACCAACGGCAGCTACGGCAACTGGATCCTGATCGACCACGGCTCCGGGGTCTCGACCGGCTACGCGCACCTCGTCGACGGCGGCATCCTCGTGAACGCGGGCGACACGGTCACGGCCGGGCAGCTCATCGGCATGGTCGGCAGCACCGGCGCATCCACGGGCTGCCACCTGCACTTCGAGGTCCGCCTCGACGGCGTCGCGGTCGACGCGCGCCCGTTCATGGCCTCGCGCGGCATCCTGCTCGGCTGA
- the hutU gene encoding urocanate hydratase produces the protein MTDAPTTERPTTSAAEHGPRTVRAARGTALTAKSWQTEAPLRMLMNNLDPEVAERPDDLVVYGGTGKAARNWESFDAIVRTLEGLEADETLLVQSGKPVGVFRTHEWAPRVLIANSNLVGDWATWPEFRRLEQQGLTMYGQMTAGSWIYIGTQGILQGTYETFGAIARARFDGTLAGTLTLTGGCGGMGGAQPLAVTMNEGAVLIVDVDETRLARRVEHGYLDEYTDDLDDAIARVLAAKASRTPLSVGLVGNAATVFPELLARGVAIDIVTDQTSAHDPLSYLPEGVTVDEWHALAASDPEAFTERSRASMAKQVEAMAEFQDAGAEVFDYGNSIRREAELGGLAHDRAFAFPGFVPAYIRPLFAEGKGPFRWAALSGDPADIAATDRAVLELFPEDEHLRRWITQAGEKVHFEGLPARICWLGYQERHLAGLKFNEMVASGELSAPVVIGRDHLDSGSVASPYRETEAMADGSDAIADWPLLNALLNTASGATWVSLHHGGGVGIGRSIHAGQVIVADGTDLAAEKIARVLVNDPGTGVMRHVDAGYERAVDVARERGLRVPMMEA, from the coding sequence ATGACCGACGCACCCACGACCGAGCGCCCGACGACGAGCGCCGCCGAGCACGGCCCGCGCACCGTCCGCGCCGCCCGCGGCACCGCCCTCACCGCGAAGAGCTGGCAGACCGAGGCGCCGCTGCGCATGCTCATGAACAACCTCGACCCCGAGGTCGCCGAGCGCCCCGACGACCTCGTCGTCTACGGCGGCACGGGCAAGGCCGCCCGCAACTGGGAGTCGTTCGACGCGATCGTGCGCACGCTCGAGGGACTCGAGGCCGACGAGACGCTGCTCGTGCAGTCGGGCAAGCCCGTCGGCGTGTTCCGAACGCACGAGTGGGCGCCGCGCGTGCTCATCGCGAACTCGAACCTCGTGGGCGACTGGGCGACGTGGCCCGAGTTCCGCAGGCTCGAGCAGCAGGGCCTCACGATGTACGGCCAGATGACGGCCGGCTCGTGGATCTACATCGGCACCCAGGGCATCCTGCAGGGCACGTACGAGACGTTCGGCGCGATCGCCCGCGCCCGGTTCGACGGCACGCTCGCCGGCACCCTGACGCTCACCGGCGGCTGCGGCGGCATGGGCGGCGCGCAGCCGCTCGCCGTCACCATGAACGAGGGCGCGGTGCTCATCGTCGACGTCGACGAGACCCGCCTGGCCCGACGCGTCGAGCACGGCTACCTCGACGAGTACACCGACGACCTCGACGACGCGATCGCCCGAGTGCTCGCCGCGAAGGCGTCGCGCACGCCGCTCAGCGTCGGCCTCGTCGGCAACGCGGCCACCGTGTTCCCCGAACTGCTCGCACGCGGCGTGGCGATCGACATCGTCACCGACCAGACGAGCGCCCACGACCCGCTGAGCTACCTGCCCGAAGGCGTGACCGTCGACGAATGGCACGCGCTCGCGGCATCCGACCCCGAGGCCTTCACCGAGCGCTCGCGCGCGAGCATGGCGAAGCAGGTCGAGGCCATGGCCGAGTTCCAGGATGCCGGAGCCGAGGTCTTCGACTACGGCAACTCGATCCGCCGCGAGGCCGAACTCGGCGGGCTGGCGCACGATCGCGCCTTCGCGTTCCCGGGGTTCGTGCCCGCCTACATCCGCCCGCTCTTCGCCGAGGGCAAGGGACCGTTCCGCTGGGCGGCGCTCTCGGGCGACCCGGCCGACATCGCCGCGACCGACCGTGCGGTCCTCGAGCTCTTCCCTGAAGACGAGCACCTGCGACGCTGGATCACCCAGGCCGGCGAGAAGGTGCACTTCGAGGGCCTGCCGGCGCGCATCTGCTGGCTCGGCTACCAGGAGCGCCATCTCGCGGGCCTCAAGTTCAACGAGATGGTCGCCTCGGGCGAACTCTCGGCACCCGTCGTGATCGGCCGCGACCACCTCGACTCCGGCAGCGTCGCGAGCCCGTACCGCGAGACCGAGGCCATGGCCGACGGTTCCGACGCGATCGCCGACTGGCCGCTGCTGAACGCGCTGCTGAACACCGCCTCGGGCGCGACCTGGGTGTCGTTGCACCACGGCGGCGGCGTCGGCATCGGCCGCTCGATCCACGCGGGCCAGGTCATCGTGGCCGACGGCACCGACCTCGCGGCCGAGAAGATCGCACGCGTGCTCGTGAACGATCCCGGCACGGGCGTCATGCGCCACGTCGACGCCGGGTACGAACGCGCGGTCGACGTGGCTCGCGAACGCGGCCTCCGCGTGCCCATGATGGAAGCATGA